A single Desulfobaculum bizertense DSM 18034 DNA region contains:
- a CDS encoding biotin carboxylase N-terminal domain-containing protein, translated as MLKKHKVLVANRGEIAMRIVRACRKLGLDFVCVYTAQDAASGHVRLARDLGGENALYRISSYHDANELLAVADDAQATAIHPGYGFFAEDFRFARRVTQRQNRLEWIGPSWRVIRELGDKINTKRLARSLGVPTVPGSDRPIYDELEAEEIAENLFAFQAEQGIAHPVVLVKASAGGGGMGIEEIHDMDSFRSIYRRIRNYSLRQFNDEGVLVEQRIFDFNHLEVQVLADRHGSEPLHFGTRNCSVQSSGRQKRVEVAPGFAPGELTYGFDAQSLLDEITEHSLSMARESGYDSVGTWEWIVTPNGKPFLMEVNTRIQVENGVSATISRVNGEGDVDLIAEQIRCALGEPLGYSQKDIRFDGVGIEYRIIAEDPANKFAPWCGTIETFSWQDEEWLSMYTQVPTDKAYEIPTEFDPNLALAIIWGKDLAEAQKRGLAFLDKLQLQGHDAKGSTLRSNVDFLREKTADLLKFS; from the coding sequence TTGCTGAAGAAACATAAGGTCCTTGTGGCAAACCGTGGCGAAATCGCCATGCGTATTGTCCGGGCCTGTCGGAAGCTCGGTCTGGATTTTGTTTGCGTTTACACCGCTCAGGACGCGGCCTCAGGGCATGTTCGCCTTGCCCGCGACCTTGGCGGTGAGAACGCATTGTATCGTATTTCGTCCTACCATGATGCTAACGAATTGCTTGCAGTCGCAGACGATGCGCAAGCAACAGCAATTCATCCCGGCTACGGCTTTTTTGCCGAAGATTTTCGTTTTGCGCGCCGCGTGACGCAGCGTCAGAACCGGCTGGAATGGATTGGACCTTCATGGCGCGTTATTCGCGAACTGGGCGACAAGATTAACACAAAGCGTCTTGCTCGTAGCCTTGGCGTCCCCACGGTTCCCGGCTCTGACCGGCCCATCTATGATGAGCTGGAAGCAGAAGAAATTGCCGAGAACCTTTTCGCGTTTCAGGCGGAGCAGGGTATTGCCCACCCCGTTGTGCTGGTAAAGGCTTCTGCCGGTGGTGGTGGCATGGGCATTGAAGAAATTCATGACATGGATTCCTTCCGGTCCATCTATCGCCGTATTCGCAATTACTCCCTGCGTCAGTTTAATGATGAGGGTGTGCTTGTGGAACAGCGCATCTTTGATTTTAACCATCTGGAAGTTCAGGTTCTCGCTGACCGTCATGGAAGCGAGCCGTTGCACTTTGGGACCCGTAACTGCTCCGTGCAGAGTTCCGGGCGTCAGAAGCGTGTTGAAGTTGCTCCGGGCTTTGCTCCGGGCGAACTCACGTATGGTTTTGACGCACAGAGCCTGCTGGACGAAATTACGGAACACTCTCTTTCTATGGCCCGCGAGTCTGGATATGACAGCGTTGGCACATGGGAATGGATTGTGACGCCCAATGGCAAGCCTTTCCTGATGGAAGTCAATACTCGAATTCAGGTAGAAAATGGCGTCTCTGCCACGATTTCCCGTGTGAACGGTGAAGGCGATGTGGACCTCATTGCAGAGCAGATTCGTTGTGCGCTTGGTGAGCCGCTTGGGTACTCCCAGAAGGACATCCGCTTTGATGGTGTGGGTATTGAATACCGTATCATCGCGGAAGACCCGGCAAACAAGTTTGCGCCGTGGTGCGGCACAATCGAAACCTTTAGCTGGCAGGACGAAGAGTGGCTGTCCATGTACACTCAGGTGCCCACGGACAAAGCATACGAAATTCCTACTGAATTTGACCCGAACCTTGCTCTCGCCATTATCTGGGGCAAGGACCTGGCCGAAGCTCAGAAGCGCGGTTTGGCGTTTCTTGACAAGCTCCAGCTCCAGGGGCACGATGCTAAGGGAAGTACTCTGCGTTCTAATGTTGATTTCCTGCGGGAAAAAACAGCTGATCTGCTGAAATTCAGTTAA
- a CDS encoding acetyl-CoA carboxylase carboxyl transferase subunit alpha/beta, with translation MDTEKRIQGLRDRLQYIQDIFGARENANIKLLQSKLSDFLEREATASASEKSKQLSALEDLFEFLEKKLERELSPMDKVRIVRHSQRICLKDILENVYDNYTELGGQDEYNIDPSMIIARAYITRRVGGKVYNQPVMVIGQEKGHGQEFRNGGSVKPWGNAKALHYMKVAETENIPIHTYVFTPGSYPIEDNPGAAQQIARNLYEMAGLSVPVIACISEGGSGGAEAIALSDRRLMMSHGYYSVISPEGGAAIEGRLRNGQRATPELVESCARKLKITAEDNLEQGYIDQVVQEPALGARPNHFDFFRMLRQDVISATDAVVLNVKGWRFFRAMTLSSRRARKKGKNVEDIYVRWNLSSRAKERLVWRRYLKFRRLAQRAYLDETPFPERVQSTIGSLWWDIYSFFKYDFMRKHQKKISGVMEEISGEIQVVKNRCSAPLNWVRGALGRGGEQESLDAETERSLTELSCWDEDSSEQGTYYVSPQAREDRAVSCPNAATHGCVDMWAPDLFGDFGGVCSTCGHHFRMEYKWYLHNVFDPNSIYEFNKNIESGNPLNFEGLDAKLEKAKANTGKKCACTTFEARIGNVNCVVAMLIGDFRGGSVGAAEGEKFIRAAERARRKHFPFIAYVHGTAGIRIQEGVNGVIQMPRCTMAVRRYIEAGGLYLVLYDTNSYAGPVASFLGCSPYQFAVRSANIGFAGPGVIKETTGLDVPPNYHDAHQALSRGHIQGIWDRREIRKNLQQALMTMGGRNLYYR, from the coding sequence ATGGATACTGAAAAAAGAATTCAGGGCCTGCGCGACAGGCTACAGTATATTCAGGATATCTTTGGGGCGCGGGAAAATGCAAACATTAAGCTTTTGCAGTCCAAACTGAGTGACTTTCTGGAACGTGAGGCCACGGCTTCTGCTTCTGAAAAGTCCAAGCAGCTTTCCGCCCTTGAAGATCTGTTCGAGTTTTTGGAAAAGAAACTTGAGCGGGAACTGAGTCCGATGGACAAGGTGCGCATTGTGCGACATTCGCAGCGCATCTGCCTGAAAGACATTCTCGAAAACGTCTATGACAACTACACCGAGCTTGGTGGTCAGGACGAGTATAACATTGATCCCAGCATGATCATTGCTCGGGCATACATCACCCGCCGCGTTGGTGGAAAGGTGTATAACCAGCCGGTGATGGTCATTGGTCAGGAAAAAGGCCACGGTCAGGAATTCCGCAATGGTGGTTCCGTAAAACCGTGGGGTAATGCCAAGGCATTGCATTACATGAAGGTTGCAGAAACGGAAAATATTCCGATCCATACCTACGTGTTCACTCCCGGATCATACCCCATCGAAGATAACCCCGGTGCAGCACAGCAGATTGCCCGTAACCTCTATGAAATGGCTGGCCTTTCCGTTCCGGTTATTGCCTGCATTTCCGAGGGTGGCTCTGGTGGTGCAGAAGCTATTGCGCTTTCTGACCGCCGTCTGATGATGTCGCACGGATATTATTCTGTTATTTCGCCCGAAGGTGGCGCGGCCATTGAAGGCCGCCTGCGTAATGGGCAGCGGGCTACACCTGAACTGGTCGAAAGTTGCGCACGCAAGCTTAAAATCACTGCCGAGGATAATCTGGAGCAGGGATACATCGATCAGGTGGTGCAGGAGCCTGCACTGGGTGCTCGCCCCAATCATTTTGATTTTTTCCGTATGCTGCGTCAGGACGTGATTAGCGCCACTGATGCGGTGGTGCTGAACGTTAAGGGCTGGCGCTTCTTTAGAGCCATGACCCTGAGTTCTCGCCGGGCACGGAAAAAGGGCAAAAACGTTGAGGATATTTACGTGCGCTGGAACCTTTCGTCTCGGGCGAAAGAGCGTCTGGTGTGGCGTCGTTATCTGAAATTCCGCCGCCTTGCCCAGCGGGCCTATCTTGACGAAACACCGTTCCCGGAACGCGTGCAGAGCACGATTGGCAGCTTGTGGTGGGATATTTATTCGTTTTTCAAGTATGACTTTATGCGCAAGCACCAGAAAAAGATTTCTGGAGTCATGGAAGAAATTAGCGGTGAAATTCAGGTCGTGAAGAACCGCTGTTCTGCACCTCTTAACTGGGTTCGGGGTGCACTCGGACGCGGTGGAGAGCAGGAGAGCCTTGACGCTGAGACCGAAAGAAGTCTGACAGAATTGTCCTGCTGGGACGAGGACAGCTCGGAGCAGGGGACGTATTATGTTAGCCCGCAGGCCCGTGAAGATCGGGCCGTATCTTGCCCCAATGCGGCAACGCATGGCTGCGTGGATATGTGGGCACCTGACCTCTTTGGTGATTTTGGTGGCGTGTGTTCGACCTGTGGGCACCACTTCCGTATGGAATACAAGTGGTACCTGCACAATGTTTTTGATCCGAATTCTATTTATGAGTTCAACAAAAACATTGAGTCGGGCAATCCCCTGAATTTTGAGGGACTCGATGCCAAGCTGGAAAAGGCGAAAGCCAACACTGGCAAGAAGTGCGCATGCACAACATTCGAGGCCCGGATTGGCAATGTGAACTGCGTTGTCGCCATGCTTATTGGTGACTTCCGCGGTGGTTCTGTTGGTGCAGCAGAAGGCGAAAAGTTCATTCGCGCTGCTGAACGCGCCCGCCGCAAGCATTTCCCCTTTATTGCCTATGTTCACGGAACTGCTGGTATCCGCATTCAGGAAGGTGTCAACGGCGTTATTCAGATGCCGCGCTGCACAATGGCTGTGCGCCGCTACATCGAAGCCGGTGGTCTCTACCTCGTGCTGTATGATACCAATTCCTATGCTGGTCCTGTTGCCAGTTTCCTTGGCTGCTCGCCGTATCAGTTTGCTGTTCGCTCTGCGAATATTGGCTTTGCTGGACCGGGAGTTATTAAGGAAACCACAGGCCTCGACGTTCCTCCGAACTACCATGATGCCCATCAGGCTCTTTCTCGTGGGCACATTCAGGGTATCTGGGACCGTCGGGAGATCCGTAAGAATCTGCAGCAGGCCCTGATGACGATGGGCGGCAGAAATCTCTACTATCGCTAA
- a CDS encoding helix-turn-helix domain-containing protein, producing MAKNSLLSRALSPEADTALQQLGKNIRRARIRRGIKQAELAERAGMAVPTLRRLESGKANVGLAVLVQVLEILGLIDQIGNIAHPDTDTLGKALEEQQLRQRVDSKRVDDDLDF from the coding sequence ATGGCCAAAAACTCCCTTCTTTCCAGAGCCTTATCACCAGAGGCAGATACGGCGCTCCAGCAACTGGGGAAAAATATCCGCCGTGCCCGCATCAGACGCGGCATCAAGCAGGCAGAACTCGCCGAACGAGCAGGCATGGCTGTCCCAACCCTACGACGGCTGGAATCTGGCAAAGCCAATGTTGGGCTTGCCGTGCTTGTGCAGGTTCTCGAAATTCTGGGACTTATCGACCAAATAGGAAATATTGCTCACCCAGACACCGATACGCTCGGAAAAGCTCTTGAAGAGCAGCAGCTTCGGCAACGGGTCGACAGCAAGCGAGTTGACGACGATCTCGACTTTTAG
- a CDS encoding single-stranded DNA-binding protein → MASLNRVMLIGRLGRDPELRYTQSGQPVTNFRMATDESYTNQQGERVDRAEWHSVVVFGRQAEPCANYLHKGSLVYVEGSLQTRKWQAQDGSDRYTTEVKAMRVQFLDPKGAQPQGGQQPRQQQNNGGGWGGQQQAQNQQQSSSEDLGPAFPSEASGMDDVPF, encoded by the coding sequence ATGGCTTCTTTGAACAGAGTTATGCTCATTGGCCGTCTTGGCCGTGACCCTGAGCTTCGCTACACCCAGTCCGGTCAGCCTGTGACGAATTTCCGTATGGCTACTGACGAAAGCTACACTAATCAGCAGGGTGAGCGCGTTGATCGTGCAGAGTGGCACTCTGTTGTTGTCTTTGGTCGTCAGGCCGAGCCTTGCGCCAACTACCTGCACAAGGGTAGCCTTGTGTACGTGGAAGGAAGCCTTCAGACTCGCAAGTGGCAGGCTCAGGACGGTTCCGACCGTTACACCACGGAAGTGAAGGCCATGCGCGTTCAGTTCCTTGACCCCAAGGGCGCACAGCCTCAGGGTGGTCAGCAGCCTCGCCAGCAGCAGAATAATGGCGGCGGCTGGGGTGGCCAGCAGCAGGCACAGAATCAGCAGCAGTCTTCTTCTGAAGACCTTGGTCCTGCATTCCCGTCCGAAGCCTCTGGCATGGACGACGTGCCGTTCTAA
- a CDS encoding biotin attachment protein, which yields MIDVKALLEEMKASPFETVDILAPHTGTVEYAITEPGTKVTGKSGTWNEKSGTVLATLEREKNKKIIEAPLKGEVEKVFLEHSGQFVEQGTKLFTLRHYLTKDEVISHILKKTLHLFHAPEQAKYYFVPEIDTKVKASGSKAVRVHDGMDLFIMSRMKREVSLPYTGEDGLIYAVYFKHNESVAAGEPLIGVCPEDLLPVIQDVINRVQGEWEEHE from the coding sequence GTGATAGATGTCAAAGCCCTGCTGGAAGAAATGAAGGCGTCTCCTTTTGAGACTGTCGATATTCTGGCTCCCCATACTGGTACCGTTGAATACGCCATTACGGAACCGGGCACCAAGGTGACGGGCAAGTCCGGCACCTGGAATGAGAAGTCGGGAACAGTGCTGGCTACACTGGAGCGTGAGAAAAACAAAAAGATCATTGAAGCTCCGCTTAAGGGCGAAGTGGAAAAAGTTTTTCTGGAGCACTCCGGGCAGTTTGTGGAGCAGGGAACAAAGCTGTTTACCCTGCGTCACTACCTGACCAAGGATGAGGTTATTTCCCACATCCTGAAAAAAACACTGCATCTCTTCCATGCACCAGAGCAGGCCAAATATTATTTTGTGCCCGAAATTGATACCAAGGTGAAAGCCTCTGGCTCCAAGGCTGTGAGGGTTCACGATGGCATGGATCTGTTCATTATGTCCCGTATGAAGCGGGAAGTGTCTTTGCCATACACTGGCGAAGATGGACTGATTTATGCCGTGTACTTCAAACATAATGAGTCCGTGGCGGCAGGCGAACCATTGATTGGTGTGTGCCCCGAGGATTTGCTCCCGGTCATTCAGGACGTGATTAACCGCGTTCAGGGCGAATGGGAGGAGCACGAATAG
- a CDS encoding motility protein A, producing MDIATFLGSLIGFVLVLGAILIGGDISLFVNVPGLMIVMGGTFAAICVTFPIRDVVDAHKIALSMFMKKKGKVDDVVNVMVRIAEISRREGLLALENIQTDNPILKKACQLIADSADGQIIRDTLMIEISTMKRKHNIFIEVFQKLAGYAPAFGMIGTLIGLVQMLAKMDDPSTLGPAMAVAILTTFYGTIMANLVFLPFAGKMRARTSQEELHLQIIFEGAKSILENNNPRLVYEKLSSFIPPKERKSAR from the coding sequence ATGGATATCGCAACGTTTTTGGGTTCTCTGATTGGTTTTGTCCTTGTGCTCGGCGCCATCCTGATTGGTGGAGACATTTCCCTCTTTGTGAATGTTCCCGGCCTGATGATCGTCATGGGAGGCACTTTTGCCGCGATTTGCGTGACCTTTCCCATTCGAGACGTGGTGGATGCACACAAGATTGCATTGTCCATGTTCATGAAAAAGAAGGGAAAAGTTGACGATGTCGTGAACGTGATGGTTCGCATCGCAGAAATCAGCCGCCGAGAAGGTTTGCTTGCTCTGGAAAATATCCAGACTGACAATCCGATTCTGAAAAAGGCCTGCCAGCTTATTGCGGACAGCGCTGATGGACAGATTATTCGGGATACCCTGATGATTGAGATCAGTACCATGAAGCGAAAGCACAATATCTTTATTGAAGTCTTTCAGAAGCTCGCGGGATACGCTCCGGCATTTGGTATGATCGGTACCCTGATCGGTCTGGTGCAGATGCTGGCAAAAATGGATGACCCGTCCACGCTTGGCCCGGCAATGGCTGTTGCCATTCTGACCACCTTTTATGGAACCATTATGGCAAACCTCGTGTTTTTGCCCTTTGCAGGCAAAATGAGAGCCAGGACCTCACAGGAAGAGCTGCACCTCCAGATTATTTTTGAAGGGGCAAAGTCCATTCTTGAGAACAACAACCCAAGACTGGTTTACGAAAAGCTTTCGTCCTTTATTCCTCCGAAGGAGCGCAAAAGTGCACGATGA
- a CDS encoding OmpA/MotB family protein, with amino-acid sequence MHDDPNNYLEPEKQESSDHDRWIVTFADLSLLLLVFFIMLFSMSTLDVNKFTDSFLSVKRALGTKSTQLMTAPVRSDDAVIMDSVRLQKQLLEVQRKVYSDVRTFITQKGIEGIVGAVLEKGKVVIRIPGDVMFENGQVELSPEGKKILVELKDVLIKKHDQKINIVGHTDDLPMRAGARFKDNWEISSLRAVYVLRYLMQLGIAQERLTATGLADLEPLYPNNTADNRARNRRVELVLEKMVSR; translated from the coding sequence GTGCACGATGATCCGAATAATTACCTTGAGCCGGAAAAGCAGGAAAGTTCCGATCATGACCGCTGGATTGTAACTTTTGCGGACCTGAGCCTGCTTTTGCTTGTGTTTTTTATTATGCTGTTTTCCATGTCTACTCTGGACGTGAATAAATTTACGGATTCTTTTCTTTCGGTGAAGCGTGCGCTTGGCACCAAGTCCACTCAGCTGATGACAGCCCCTGTGCGTTCTGATGATGCCGTGATTATGGATTCGGTCCGGCTCCAGAAGCAGCTTTTGGAGGTTCAGCGCAAAGTCTATTCTGACGTGCGAACATTTATTACGCAGAAAGGTATTGAGGGAATCGTTGGCGCGGTGCTAGAAAAAGGAAAGGTTGTTATTCGCATTCCCGGCGATGTGATGTTCGAAAACGGTCAGGTCGAGCTTAGCCCCGAGGGCAAGAAGATTTTGGTCGAATTAAAAGATGTTTTGATCAAAAAACATGATCAGAAAATCAATATTGTTGGGCATACGGATGACCTTCCAATGCGAGCTGGCGCCCGTTTTAAGGATAACTGGGAGATTTCAAGCTTGCGTGCCGTGTATGTTTTGCGGTATTTGATGCAACTTGGAATCGCTCAAGAGCGTCTGACAGCGACGGGGCTTGCCGACCTCGAACCGCTCTATCCTAACAATACTGCTGATAATCGTGCCAGAAATCGACGAGTAGAACTGGTTCTCGAAAAGATGGTGAGTAGATAG
- a CDS encoding type II toxin-antitoxin system HipA family toxin, whose product MPTNSCYVYLHLQKGFVPVGKLTMRQNGEQLSSEFAYGRRYLERPNALSIDPRQLPLTSERFQTLGLFGCFRDASPDGWGRHLLDRAAEEHGTHPSEFEYLTVLDQQNRIGALAFGMDLSGPKPYTPAWRPKRIAGDGLDLQKMLEAADAVMNYEELKPEYRRFLVRGSSVGGAQPKATLEFEGRPWIAKFSQKLESWPTCRIELAAMRLAAACGIRTAASRLVHVAGGRDILLSERFDRAPNGNRLPYLTAMSLTGVPEMHMGSYGDIARSMRRFCDTDTLSDDLAELFRRMVFNILCNNTDDHQCNHAFLYSFERRTWRLSPAYDVVPQPLFYETGPSRLTLGVGESGTLATLPNALSHCEDFLLTKEQARGIVRNMHARVHKHWQQVNQDAGVPEEKLPALAQAYHVAASPYEE is encoded by the coding sequence ATGCCCACGAACTCATGCTATGTGTATCTGCATCTCCAAAAAGGCTTTGTCCCTGTTGGGAAACTCACCATGCGCCAAAACGGGGAACAGCTCAGCTCGGAGTTTGCCTATGGCCGCCGCTATCTTGAGCGCCCCAATGCCCTCTCCATAGATCCCCGACAGCTCCCGCTCACTTCTGAGCGCTTCCAGACTCTCGGGCTGTTTGGCTGCTTTCGCGATGCAAGCCCTGATGGGTGGGGGCGCCACCTGCTGGACCGCGCAGCAGAAGAGCACGGCACGCACCCTTCCGAATTTGAATACCTCACGGTCCTTGACCAGCAAAACCGCATTGGTGCACTCGCGTTTGGCATGGATCTCTCTGGTCCCAAGCCCTATACTCCGGCATGGCGCCCCAAGCGCATTGCGGGCGATGGGCTGGACCTCCAGAAAATGCTTGAGGCCGCAGACGCAGTCATGAACTACGAAGAACTCAAACCAGAATACCGACGTTTTCTGGTACGGGGGTCCTCTGTTGGCGGAGCGCAGCCCAAGGCAACGCTTGAATTTGAAGGGCGCCCGTGGATTGCCAAATTTTCCCAAAAACTCGAAAGCTGGCCGACCTGCCGCATTGAGCTTGCAGCCATGCGTCTTGCCGCTGCCTGTGGCATTCGGACCGCAGCGAGTCGCCTAGTTCATGTGGCTGGAGGTCGCGACATCCTTCTTTCGGAACGTTTTGACCGGGCACCCAACGGCAACCGCCTGCCCTACCTCACTGCCATGAGCCTTACCGGCGTGCCAGAAATGCACATGGGGAGTTATGGCGATATTGCCCGATCCATGCGCAGATTCTGCGATACGGACACCCTGAGTGACGACCTCGCCGAACTGTTCCGACGCATGGTCTTCAATATCCTGTGCAACAACACAGACGACCACCAGTGCAATCACGCCTTTCTCTATTCCTTTGAGCGCCGCACATGGCGACTCTCTCCGGCCTATGACGTTGTGCCGCAGCCGCTTTTTTATGAAACAGGTCCCTCGCGCCTCACCCTTGGCGTTGGTGAATCCGGGACTCTGGCAACACTCCCCAATGCCCTGTCCCACTGTGAAGACTTTCTGCTGACCAAAGAACAGGCTCGCGGAATCGTACGGAACATGCACGCCCGAGTGCACAAGCACTGGCAGCAGGTCAATCAGGATGCCGGAGTGCCCGAAGAAAAACTTCCTGCCCTTGCGCAGGCCTACCACGTCGCAGCATCACCCTACGAAGAGTAA
- a CDS encoding PilZ domain-containing protein — protein sequence MFDEYDFSLGEIGGTGQRKAFRTRIPGLEISLKATGESFVVLDLSATGLAFRKPRNDFRKDTRLEFDLLLNKKLFIPGLKADIMRVCADGLVGLGFADNDRRQEARLDKLVLEVQKRMIALRKKAGKQGT from the coding sequence ATGTTTGACGAATATGATTTTTCCTTGGGCGAGATTGGCGGCACAGGGCAGCGTAAAGCGTTTCGAACCCGTATTCCGGGACTCGAAATTTCCCTGAAAGCCACTGGCGAAAGTTTTGTTGTGCTCGACTTGAGTGCAACAGGGCTGGCTTTTCGGAAACCACGCAATGATTTCCGAAAAGATACTCGGCTGGAGTTTGATCTGCTCCTTAACAAAAAGCTCTTCATTCCCGGGCTGAAAGCAGATATCATGCGTGTTTGCGCTGATGGATTGGTGGGCCTTGGCTTCGCCGATAACGATCGCCGTCAGGAAGCACGACTGGATAAGCTCGTCCTTGAAGTTCAGAAGCGCATGATTGCGCTCAGGAAGAAGGCTGGCAAACAAGGAACATAA
- a CDS encoding ribonucleoside triphosphate reductase, with translation MPKQILKRDGCLETWSSERIASAILKALKSSGIKDPLLAKRLAHKVEKIIDTEGVDIPEQEFVQDCVQQALMEARLYTVAERYIIYREKRREMRNQNQAYIDISQMIESYLDRSDWRVNENSNMVHSFQGLILHMAGSVQARYVLEKYPEEVRAAHNHGYFHLHDLSFGLAGYCSGWSLRDLLLEGFNLKGRCSSTPAKHFDAACGQIVNFLGTLQNEWAGAQAFNNVDTYLAPFVRNDGLSYHEVKQQMQKMLHNLNTTSRWGGQSPFTNFTFDIVPPKHMEKEAVILGGKLIDSTYGEYAKEMEMINRAFLEVMLEGDADGRIFSFPVPTYNVTKDFPWESDAGHLLLKMTARYGAPYFQNFINSDLNPEDVRSMCCRLQMDLREIRKKTGGLFGAGDLTGSVGVVTLNLPKLAYLADNEEDFLDLVKEYACLAKDSLEYKRKLITQNLEAGMFPYSRRYLKNGYKGHFSTIGVIGGHEACLNLLGKGIESEAGLRLMRRTLKHIRTLLVQFQEETGNLYNLEATPGEGTCYRLAKIDKDLYEDIKTSGSDVPYYTNSTLLPVGKTDDVVMALEHQNQLQTVYNGGTVFHTFLGEAAPSEESVKSFLLRAMGNTKIPYISVTPTFSVCEEHGYIFGEHFNCPKCGSETEVYTRVVGYYRPVNRWNKGKQEEYRDRKEYSMDSFCETDEELAEETATA, from the coding sequence ATGCCGAAACAGATTCTTAAGCGCGACGGTTGTCTTGAAACCTGGTCTTCTGAACGAATTGCTAGTGCTATTCTGAAAGCTCTCAAGTCCAGTGGTATCAAGGACCCGCTTCTTGCAAAGCGCCTTGCACACAAGGTTGAAAAAATCATTGATACTGAGGGTGTGGACATCCCTGAACAGGAGTTTGTTCAGGATTGTGTGCAGCAGGCCCTGATGGAAGCCCGTCTGTACACAGTTGCAGAGCGTTACATCATTTACCGTGAGAAGCGCCGTGAAATGCGCAACCAGAATCAGGCGTACATCGATATTTCCCAGATGATCGAGAGCTACCTCGATCGTTCTGACTGGCGCGTGAACGAAAACTCCAATATGGTGCACTCCTTCCAGGGGCTTATCCTGCACATGGCCGGGTCTGTTCAGGCGCGCTACGTGCTGGAAAAGTATCCCGAAGAAGTTCGTGCTGCTCACAACCATGGCTATTTCCACCTGCATGACCTGTCCTTTGGCCTGGCTGGATACTGCTCTGGCTGGAGCCTGCGCGACCTTCTCCTCGAAGGATTCAACCTCAAGGGCCGTTGTTCCTCCACCCCGGCAAAGCATTTTGATGCTGCCTGCGGTCAGATTGTGAACTTCCTCGGCACCTTGCAGAACGAGTGGGCCGGTGCTCAGGCATTCAACAATGTCGACACCTACCTCGCCCCCTTTGTTCGTAACGACGGTCTGAGCTACCACGAAGTGAAGCAGCAGATGCAGAAAATGCTTCACAACCTGAATACCACCTCCCGCTGGGGTGGCCAGAGCCCGTTCACCAACTTTACCTTTGACATTGTGCCGCCCAAGCACATGGAAAAGGAAGCTGTTATCCTTGGCGGTAAGCTGATCGATTCCACCTATGGCGAGTACGCTAAGGAAATGGAAATGATCAACCGCGCATTCCTCGAAGTTATGCTTGAGGGCGACGCTGACGGTCGTATTTTCTCCTTCCCGGTTCCGACCTACAACGTGACCAAGGACTTCCCGTGGGAAAGCGATGCTGGTCATCTTTTGCTGAAGATGACTGCCCGTTACGGCGCTCCGTATTTCCAGAACTTCATCAACTCCGACCTGAATCCGGAAGACGTCCGCTCCATGTGCTGCCGTCTCCAGATGGACCTGCGCGAGATCCGCAAAAAGACTGGCGGTCTCTTTGGCGCTGGCGATCTGACCGGCTCCGTCGGTGTTGTGACACTGAACTTGCCCAAGCTGGCGTACCTTGCTGACAACGAAGAAGACTTCCTTGATCTTGTCAAAGAGTATGCTTGTCTCGCCAAGGATTCTCTGGAGTACAAGCGTAAGCTCATTACCCAGAACCTTGAGGCTGGCATGTTCCCGTATTCCCGCCGTTACCTCAAGAATGGCTACAAGGGCCATTTCTCCACTATCGGCGTGATCGGTGGTCATGAAGCGTGCCTGAACCTGCTTGGCAAGGGCATTGAGTCCGAAGCTGGCCTGCGACTGATGCGCCGTACCCTGAAGCACATTCGTACTCTGCTCGTGCAGTTCCAGGAAGAAACAGGCAACCTCTACAACCTTGAGGCTACTCCGGGTGAGGGAACCTGCTACCGTCTGGCAAAGATCGACAAGGATCTCTACGAAGACATCAAGACCTCTGGTTCTGACGTCCCGTATTACACCAACTCGACTCTGCTGCCTGTGGGCAAGACTGATGACGTTGTTATGGCTCTTGAGCACCAGAATCAGCTCCAGACCGTGTACAACGGTGGTACCGTATTCCACACCTTCCTCGGTGAAGCTGCTCCGAGTGAGGAGAGCGTGAAGAGCTTCCTGCTCCGCGCAATGGGCAACACCAAGATTCCGTACATCTCTGTGACTCCGACGTTCTCGGTGTGCGAAGAGCACGGCTACATCTTTGGTGAGCACTTCAACTGCCCCAAATGCGGTTCTGAGACGGAAGTCTACACCCGTGTTGTGGGCTACTACCGTCCTGTGAACCGCTGGAACAAGGGTAAGCAGGAAGAGTACCGGGATCGTAAGGAATACTCTATGGATTCCTTTTGCGAGACCGATGAAGAGCTTGCAGAAGAAACGGCCACAGCATAA